One Thalassophryne amazonica chromosome 10, fThaAma1.1, whole genome shotgun sequence genomic region harbors:
- the rorca gene encoding RAR-related orphan receptor C a isoform X2 — protein sequence MYSCSRQRNCLIDRTNRNRCQHCRLQKCLALGMSRDAVKFGRMSKKQRDSLYAEVQKHQQSQECSGGGTHEEKSDTGLHARTYSRGSSTALSDLDDITTLPDGLLFDLPLTPEDAGGDYCSLDIKGGSAGSSSSSQSSPEQTSLDFGDGNHTIKHEYQLLHDSGLFSHAILNPLPEAYSVLELERITQSVVKSHIETSQYSAEELKRLAWTLYSPEETRSYQTKSAEVMWQKCAIHITSAIQYVVEFAKRISGFMDLCQNDQIILLKAGCMDVLLIRMCRAFNPINNTLLFDGKFASPQLFKALGCDDLVNAVFDFAKSMSRVQLTEEEMALFTAAVLLTPDRPWLTDVQKIQRLQEKVYVALQRCLQKCGAPEEKLAKMVSKLPVIKSICNLHIDKLEFFRLVHPETAYTFPPLYREVFGNEIAFPDSTYG from the exons ATGTACTCGTGCTCACGACAGAGGAACTGCCTAATTGATCGGACCAACCGTAACCGCTGTCAACACTGCCGGCTACAGAAGTGCCTTGCTCTTGGCATGAGCCGTGATG CGGTGAAATTTGGTCGTATGTCCAAGAAACAACGTGACAGCCTGTATGCAGAAGTGCAGAAGCATCAGCAGTCCCAGGAGtgttctgggggtggtacccatgAGGAGAAAAGTGACACGGGTCTCCATGCCCGCACCTACAGCAGAGGCTCGAGTACTGCACTCAGTGATCTGGATGACATCACCACGCTACCCGACGGCCTGCTTTTTGACCTGCCGTTGACCCCAGAGGATGCAGGTGGAGACTACTGCAGTCTGGACATCAAGGGAGGCAGTGCGGGCAGCAGCTCATCCTCTCAGAGCTCACCAGAGCAGACCAGCCTAGACTTTGGCGATGGAAACCATACCATCAAGCATGAGTACCAGCTGTTGCATGACTCTGGACTCTTCTCACATGCCATTCTCAACCCACTACCTGAGGCCTACTCCGTGCTTGAGTTAG AGCGTATAACCCAGagtgtggtcaaatcccacatcgAGACGAGCCAGTACAGCGCGGAGGAGCTGAAGAGACTGGCATGGACACTGTATAGTCCAGAAGAGACGCGATCGTATCAGACCAAG TCAGCTGAGGTGATGTGGCAGAAATGTGCCATTCACATCACCAGTGCAATCCAGTATGTGGTGGAGTTTGCCAAACgcatctctggcttcatggacctCTGTCAGAACGATCAGATTATCCTCCTCAAAGCAG GCTGCATGGATGTTCTTCTGATCCGTATGTGTCGGGCCTTTAACCCCATAAATAATACATTGCTCTTTGATGGAAAGTTTGCCAGTCCTCAGCTTTTCAAAGCTCTTG GCTGTGATGACCTTGTGAATGCTGTGTTTGACTTTGCTAAAAGCATGAGCCGCGTGCAGCTGACTGAGGAGGAGATGGCTCTCTTCACTGCTGCTGTGCTGCTCACACCAG ACCGCCCCTGGCTGACAGATGTCCAGAAGATACAGAGGTTGCAGGAGAAGGTCTATGTGGCTCTGCAGCGCTGCCTACAAAAATGCGGGGCACCAGAAGAAAAACTGGCAAAA ATGGTGTCCAAACTACCTGTAATAAAGTCGATTTGTAACCTTCACATCGACAAACTGGAGTTTTTCCGTCTGGTTCATCCCGAGACGGCGTATACCTTCCCTCCTTTGTATCGGGAGGTTTTTGGCAATGAGATCGCCTTCCCAGACTCCACGTATGGCTAA
- the rorca gene encoding RAR-related orphan receptor C a isoform X1 has product MRAQIEVIPCKICGDKSSGIHYGVITCEGCKGFFRRSQQNNAMYSCSRQRNCLIDRTNRNRCQHCRLQKCLALGMSRDAVKFGRMSKKQRDSLYAEVQKHQQSQECSGGGTHEEKSDTGLHARTYSRGSSTALSDLDDITTLPDGLLFDLPLTPEDAGGDYCSLDIKGGSAGSSSSSQSSPEQTSLDFGDGNHTIKHEYQLLHDSGLFSHAILNPLPEAYSVLELERITQSVVKSHIETSQYSAEELKRLAWTLYSPEETRSYQTKSAEVMWQKCAIHITSAIQYVVEFAKRISGFMDLCQNDQIILLKAGCMDVLLIRMCRAFNPINNTLLFDGKFASPQLFKALGCDDLVNAVFDFAKSMSRVQLTEEEMALFTAAVLLTPDRPWLTDVQKIQRLQEKVYVALQRCLQKCGAPEEKLAKMVSKLPVIKSICNLHIDKLEFFRLVHPETAYTFPPLYREVFGNEIAFPDSTYG; this is encoded by the exons CTCAAATAGAGGTCATTCCTTGTAAAATCTGTGGGGACAAATCATCAGGGATCCACTATGGTGTCATCACCTGTGAAGGCTGCAAG GGTTTCTTTCGACGCAGCCAGCAGAACAATGCTATGTACTCGTGCTCACGACAGAGGAACTGCCTAATTGATCGGACCAACCGTAACCGCTGTCAACACTGCCGGCTACAGAAGTGCCTTGCTCTTGGCATGAGCCGTGATG CGGTGAAATTTGGTCGTATGTCCAAGAAACAACGTGACAGCCTGTATGCAGAAGTGCAGAAGCATCAGCAGTCCCAGGAGtgttctgggggtggtacccatgAGGAGAAAAGTGACACGGGTCTCCATGCCCGCACCTACAGCAGAGGCTCGAGTACTGCACTCAGTGATCTGGATGACATCACCACGCTACCCGACGGCCTGCTTTTTGACCTGCCGTTGACCCCAGAGGATGCAGGTGGAGACTACTGCAGTCTGGACATCAAGGGAGGCAGTGCGGGCAGCAGCTCATCCTCTCAGAGCTCACCAGAGCAGACCAGCCTAGACTTTGGCGATGGAAACCATACCATCAAGCATGAGTACCAGCTGTTGCATGACTCTGGACTCTTCTCACATGCCATTCTCAACCCACTACCTGAGGCCTACTCCGTGCTTGAGTTAG AGCGTATAACCCAGagtgtggtcaaatcccacatcgAGACGAGCCAGTACAGCGCGGAGGAGCTGAAGAGACTGGCATGGACACTGTATAGTCCAGAAGAGACGCGATCGTATCAGACCAAG TCAGCTGAGGTGATGTGGCAGAAATGTGCCATTCACATCACCAGTGCAATCCAGTATGTGGTGGAGTTTGCCAAACgcatctctggcttcatggacctCTGTCAGAACGATCAGATTATCCTCCTCAAAGCAG GCTGCATGGATGTTCTTCTGATCCGTATGTGTCGGGCCTTTAACCCCATAAATAATACATTGCTCTTTGATGGAAAGTTTGCCAGTCCTCAGCTTTTCAAAGCTCTTG GCTGTGATGACCTTGTGAATGCTGTGTTTGACTTTGCTAAAAGCATGAGCCGCGTGCAGCTGACTGAGGAGGAGATGGCTCTCTTCACTGCTGCTGTGCTGCTCACACCAG ACCGCCCCTGGCTGACAGATGTCCAGAAGATACAGAGGTTGCAGGAGAAGGTCTATGTGGCTCTGCAGCGCTGCCTACAAAAATGCGGGGCACCAGAAGAAAAACTGGCAAAA ATGGTGTCCAAACTACCTGTAATAAAGTCGATTTGTAACCTTCACATCGACAAACTGGAGTTTTTCCGTCTGGTTCATCCCGAGACGGCGTATACCTTCCCTCCTTTGTATCGGGAGGTTTTTGGCAATGAGATCGCCTTCCCAGACTCCACGTATGGCTAA